The Dehalococcoidia bacterium genome has a segment encoding these proteins:
- a CDS encoding DUF5662 family protein, producing MKYLKYLWYVLKHKWFVFLECCKLGIWWRGVTHDFSKFLPSEFIPYARYFKGTIKRGRNATGYYKPYETGDGNFDRAWFYHQKRNNHHWQYWIIPLDGEGCHALKIPEMVIREMVADWRGAGKAQGTPDTVKWYKTNKDKLQLHPQARNRIEELLGINHAGAARRIGE from the coding sequence ATGAAATATTTAAAGTATTTATGGTATGTATTGAAACACAAATGGTTTGTATTCCTTGAGTGTTGCAAATTGGGAATATGGTGGCGTGGTGTCACGCATGACTTTTCCAAATTCTTGCCCAGCGAGTTTATCCCTTACGCGCGCTATTTCAAGGGAACTATCAAGCGGGGCAGAAATGCAACAGGATACTATAAACCATACGAAACGGGGGATGGCAACTTTGACCGAGCATGGTTTTATCACCAAAAGCGCAATAACCATCACTGGCAATATTGGATTATCCCGCTTGATGGTGAAGGTTGCCATGCCCTTAAGATACCAGAAATGGTCATTAGAGAAATGGTAGCCGACTGGCGTGGTGCTGGCAAGGCACAAGGGACACCAGATACAGTCAAATGGTATAAAACCAACAAGGATAAGTTGCAGTTGCATCCCCAAGCACGCAACAGGATAGAAGAATTGCTAGGCATTAACCACGCCGGTGCCGCCCGCCGAATAGGAGAGTGA